A single genomic interval of Halobacillus halophilus DSM 2266 harbors:
- a CDS encoding MotE family protein: MAKKITDKQQGTKLQWFFFVIIIPIVFAITLAWIVLTLLGVNVIEQADKYVSKVPGMSQSASAPEEENTKSNNKELQTSLDAKNEEIELLEEELSAKQTEIDELEQKVVKLEADVKSAQEVKEEKPENEKVMNMAASFQQMEPEEAAPIVENMSQDLAIQVLENVASEERGLIFGQMSPEAAAEIAGEIINSSEN, translated from the coding sequence ATGGCAAAGAAAATAACGGATAAGCAGCAAGGCACTAAACTTCAATGGTTCTTCTTTGTAATTATTATTCCCATAGTGTTTGCCATCACCTTAGCTTGGATTGTCTTAACTCTTCTCGGTGTGAATGTAATAGAACAAGCTGACAAGTATGTAAGTAAAGTGCCAGGGATGTCTCAAAGCGCTTCTGCTCCAGAGGAAGAAAATACCAAATCAAACAACAAGGAACTTCAGACTTCTCTTGACGCCAAGAATGAAGAAATTGAGCTGCTTGAAGAAGAACTCAGCGCGAAACAGACAGAGATTGATGAACTTGAACAAAAGGTAGTTAAATTAGAAGCTGATGTGAAATCAGCTCAAGAAGTAAAAGAAGAAAAACCTGAAAATGAGAAAGTGATGAACATGGCTGCTTCCTTTCAGCAAATGGAGCCGGAAGAAGCGGCTCCTATTGTGGAGAACATGAGTCAAGATCTTGCTATACAGGTGCTTGAAAATGTAGCAAGCGAAGAAAGAGGATTGATTTTCGGTCAGATGAGTCCAGAAGCAGCCGCAGAAATCGCTGGTGAAATCATTAACTCATCTGAGAATTAA
- a CDS encoding flagellar hook-length control protein FliK — protein sequence MNLVHQMFSTARSQPLVLFNSPIEGKNPKESFQDLLSTLQENRESLNVPGKADIGPIDEMVQKLRRQLNELFTELKFYQKETDQGSGQGLKELEQLAELQIQFEDDAVMPSDLDILTGLESALKMLQGVIKAEETEGGNSKEETSLVKDPKVSDLFQTINETIHLVQNVLKGTEEQKKKMSNDTHFITLPISSNVTQLEKSQLLNNFEQKEIDLQKLWVKFQQNIHSLENNNRDAHSKVNGYSTKVLVIKDVIQSISQISNQVPEGKWTSMLSKLSEQGTEFENKLFRGIWNTYQNRQTVPSGYQRLSPINGKEMGKWISQYIEKHTDNSRTSASSLQTMPMSKVEQHVIQIHQNQPSSSIPNQFMKELERILQSSRWFTSKPGSMEMQLKLKPLNLGEMTVKLAQINGELTVKIIASSQAAKEMLESNMGQLRHMFSPQQVVVEKNEGLSDQPSFYSFDEDQAGHEEQKEKQSNQIDSDSEEQSEDGESFYDILMNEKV from the coding sequence ATGAATCTTGTCCATCAGATGTTTAGCACAGCACGTTCCCAGCCACTGGTTCTATTTAACTCCCCAATAGAAGGTAAGAATCCCAAGGAATCATTTCAAGATTTATTATCCACCCTGCAAGAGAATAGGGAGAGTTTAAATGTTCCGGGCAAGGCAGATATAGGTCCAATTGATGAAATGGTTCAGAAGCTTCGCCGCCAATTGAATGAACTATTTACAGAACTTAAGTTCTATCAAAAAGAAACTGATCAAGGAAGTGGACAGGGGTTAAAAGAACTAGAACAGCTGGCTGAGCTCCAAATTCAGTTTGAAGACGATGCGGTTATGCCTTCAGATTTGGACATATTAACGGGGTTAGAGTCCGCTCTTAAAATGCTTCAAGGAGTAATTAAAGCGGAGGAAACAGAAGGGGGTAATTCGAAAGAAGAGACTAGCCTAGTGAAAGACCCAAAGGTTTCAGATCTTTTTCAAACCATAAATGAAACCATACACTTGGTTCAGAATGTACTTAAAGGCACTGAGGAGCAAAAAAAGAAAATGTCGAATGACACCCACTTTATTACCCTCCCTATTTCTTCCAACGTGACACAATTGGAAAAAAGCCAATTATTAAATAACTTTGAGCAGAAAGAGATTGATCTCCAAAAATTATGGGTTAAGTTTCAGCAAAACATTCATAGTCTAGAAAACAACAATAGAGATGCTCATTCCAAAGTCAATGGTTATTCAACCAAAGTATTAGTTATTAAAGATGTCATTCAATCGATCTCCCAAATATCCAATCAAGTACCTGAGGGAAAATGGACATCCATGCTGAGCAAGCTATCAGAGCAAGGAACTGAATTTGAAAATAAGCTGTTTAGAGGTATATGGAATACCTATCAGAATAGACAAACTGTTCCGTCTGGTTATCAAAGGTTGTCGCCTATTAATGGAAAGGAAATGGGGAAGTGGATTTCGCAGTATATTGAGAAGCATACGGACAATTCTCGAACCTCGGCATCTTCTCTTCAAACCATGCCGATGTCAAAAGTAGAGCAACATGTGATTCAGATCCATCAGAATCAGCCGTCTTCTTCTATCCCAAACCAGTTTATGAAAGAGCTGGAACGTATTCTTCAATCCAGCCGGTGGTTTACCAGCAAGCCGGGCAGTATGGAAATGCAGTTAAAACTTAAGCCTCTCAATCTTGGGGAGATGACGGTGAAACTTGCGCAGATAAATGGAGAACTAACCGTGAAGATTATTGCTAGCAGTCAAGCAGCGAAAGAAATGCTGGAAAGTAACATGGGTCAGTTGCGTCACATGTTCTCCCCTCAGCAGGTCGTAGTTGAAAAAAATGAGGGATTATCTGACCAGCCGTCATTCTATTCTTTCGATGAGGATCAAGCTGGGCACGAAGAACAAAAAGAAAAACAGTCAAATCAGATAGATTCGGATAGTGAAGAACAATCTGAGGATGGAGAGTCTTTTTACGATATTTTAATGAATGAGAAAGTTTAG
- the flgD gene encoding flagellar hook assembly protein FlgD yields the protein MNTIDSSYYLKNQPAAGSTNTSLGKDDFLKILMAQIQNQNPLDPMKDKEFISQMTQFSNLEQMTNMSQSMEKFLETQSLPPLVQYSGLIGKEVTYPIVNEETGARESVEKGVVTSVAQKDGNTSLELNSGLKLPVNQIISVSDTGEESSGE from the coding sequence ATGAATACGATTGATTCGTCCTACTATTTAAAAAATCAGCCAGCTGCCGGGAGCACAAATACCTCACTCGGAAAAGATGATTTCTTAAAGATTTTAATGGCGCAAATTCAAAATCAAAACCCTCTTGACCCGATGAAAGATAAAGAGTTTATCTCCCAGATGACTCAGTTTTCTAATTTGGAACAAATGACGAATATGTCTCAATCTATGGAGAAATTTTTAGAAACTCAAAGTCTACCGCCCCTGGTCCAATATAGCGGTTTGATAGGTAAGGAAGTTACCTACCCAATAGTTAATGAAGAAACGGGGGCCCGGGAGAGTGTAGAAAAAGGAGTAGTTACATCCGTGGCTCAAAAAGACGGAAATACCTCTCTTGAGTTGAATTCAGGCCTTAAACTGCCAGTCAACCAAATTATATCTGTCAGTGATACAGGTGAAGAAAGTTCCGGTGAATAG
- a CDS encoding TIGR02530 family flagellar biosynthesis protein: MNRLNPRIHQFHQPLQAPLGNKTKTKTKTDTSFQKVLNDTQTLKISKHAEKRLKQRNIEIEENKWNEISNKMAEAKSKGVTDSLVITNQAAFVVSTKNNTVVTALGREEAASQIFTNINGTIVLED; encoded by the coding sequence GTGAATAGATTGAATCCTCGCATTCATCAATTTCACCAACCACTACAAGCACCTCTAGGGAACAAAACGAAAACGAAAACGAAAACAGATACCTCCTTTCAAAAGGTTCTTAATGATACTCAGACATTAAAAATAAGTAAACATGCAGAAAAGCGGTTGAAACAACGGAATATAGAAATTGAAGAAAACAAATGGAATGAGATTTCTAATAAGATGGCGGAAGCCAAATCCAAAGGTGTAACGGATAGTTTAGTCATTACGAACCAGGCAGCTTTTGTAGTAAGTACTAAAAATAACACTGTAGTTACAGCGCTTGGAAGAGAAGAAGCTGCATCTCAAATTTTCACAAACATAAATGGCACCATTGTTTTAGAAGATTAG
- the flgG gene encoding flagellar basal body rod protein FlgG gives MLRSMYAGISGMKGFQTQLDTIGNNIANVNTYGYKKGRVTFQDMMSQTMTGAQGPTEGANGNTRGGLNPSQVGLGSQTGSIDTIHTQGNRQTTNRPLDLSLEGDGMFMLAEGGTDDINTEGKAFNLDNVNTSFTRAGNFYLDSEGAIVNNEGKYLVGEPYTINQNGPNTAQNNAGMITIPEDAQSFSIQPDGAVSYVDVNGTPKVAGQIRLANFANPSGLEKVGGNSYRYTTNAGEPIAELGDLSLAGEDGTGQMVAGALEMSNVDLAESFTEMITAQRGFQANTRIITTSDEILQELVNLKR, from the coding sequence ATGCTACGTTCAATGTATGCGGGTATTTCCGGAATGAAAGGCTTTCAAACACAGTTAGATACGATTGGAAATAACATTGCCAATGTAAATACGTACGGATACAAAAAAGGGCGCGTTACATTTCAGGATATGATGAGTCAAACGATGACAGGAGCTCAAGGGCCTACTGAGGGAGCAAACGGCAACACGCGAGGAGGTTTGAACCCTTCTCAAGTAGGGCTGGGATCTCAAACAGGATCCATTGATACAATCCATACTCAAGGCAATCGCCAGACTACGAATCGCCCCTTGGATTTGTCTCTTGAAGGAGACGGGATGTTTATGCTTGCCGAAGGTGGAACGGATGACATTAATACTGAAGGGAAAGCATTCAATCTTGACAACGTGAATACGAGCTTTACGAGAGCGGGGAATTTCTATTTGGATTCTGAAGGGGCAATCGTGAACAATGAAGGAAAATACTTAGTTGGTGAGCCTTATACTATAAACCAGAACGGTCCGAATACCGCACAAAACAATGCTGGAATGATTACCATTCCTGAAGACGCTCAGAGTTTTAGTATCCAGCCGGACGGTGCTGTAAGTTATGTAGATGTTAATGGTACACCTAAAGTAGCAGGGCAGATCAGACTGGCTAACTTTGCTAACCCAAGCGGCCTTGAAAAGGTGGGTGGCAATTCCTATCGCTATACCACTAACGCTGGTGAGCCCATTGCGGAATTAGGCGATCTTTCGCTTGCTGGAGAGGATGGAACAGGACAAATGGTCGCAGGGGCTCTTGAGATGTCCAATGTGGATTTAGCTGAATCGTTCACTGAAATGATTACAGCACAAAGGGGATTTCAGGCCAATACGAGGATTATTACGACTTCAGATGAAATTCTTCAGGAACTAGTTAACTTGAAACGATAA
- a CDS encoding flagellar FlbD family protein, with product MIALTKLNGDSFTLNAIYIEQIQSNPDTMITTTQGKKLLVKEQEEIVVKKIKRFYREVGLFRIAGQAGDDD from the coding sequence ATGATAGCTTTAACGAAATTAAACGGAGATTCGTTTACCTTAAACGCAATCTACATAGAGCAAATTCAATCCAATCCGGACACTATGATAACTACAACTCAAGGAAAAAAGCTTCTGGTTAAAGAGCAGGAAGAAATTGTGGTAAAGAAAATCAAAAGGTTTTATAGAGAAGTAGGGCTTTTTAGAATAGCTGGACAGGCAGGTGATGACGATTAA
- the fliL gene encoding flagellar basal body-associated protein FliL produces the protein MTIKNRVFKTMIIILSTLTLLGAATLIIVMNLNGTDEVSGKRSIDEMRKSSMLTEDITTDLKNGDFVRIRFRVVTDSKTSLEELQKRDFQMQNILIKELAVMDSESFQSGLGDLEDQLKAKLNDVMSQGTVTDVYTVDKVLQ, from the coding sequence ATGACGATTAAAAATCGAGTCTTTAAGACAATGATTATTATCCTCAGTACACTTACTCTTCTCGGTGCAGCCACCCTTATTATCGTCATGAATCTGAATGGTACAGATGAAGTAAGTGGAAAAAGATCCATTGATGAAATGCGTAAGTCTTCCATGCTGACGGAGGATATTACAACGGATTTAAAGAATGGGGACTTTGTCCGCATCCGCTTTCGTGTGGTAACTGACAGCAAAACATCTTTAGAAGAATTACAAAAGAGAGATTTCCAGATGCAAAATATATTGATTAAAGAACTTGCGGTTATGGATTCGGAATCGTTTCAATCGGGTCTGGGTGACCTTGAGGACCAGTTAAAAGCAAAATTGAACGACGTAATGAGCCAGGGGACCGTTACTGATGTTTATACAGTAGACAAAGTTCTACAATAA
- the fliM gene encoding flagellar motor switch protein FliM, translated as MAEEVLSQNEIDSLLSALSTGEMDAEELKNEEKERKVRSYDFKRALRFSKDQIRSLSRIHENFSRLLTTYFSAHLRTYVNIEVASVDQLPYEEFIRSIPTMTILNIFSVSPLEGRILLETNPNVAYAMMDRVLGGRGSSVSKVDNLTEIETTIMSHLFEKALDNYQEAWGSIVEIDPILEEFEVNPQFLQMVSPNETVVVVSLNTTIGESSGMINICIPHVVLEPIIPKLSVHYWMQKQQPKDRDPGEYEALAKTIKGAEVDMKALLGESNISIQQFLGLKENDVIRLSQQIDRPMTLKVDNTQKFHVQPGTIKNHLAVQVLEDYRGEAERNE; from the coding sequence GTGGCAGAAGAGGTTCTATCTCAGAATGAAATAGATTCCTTGCTATCCGCTTTATCAACGGGTGAAATGGATGCCGAAGAATTAAAGAATGAAGAAAAAGAGAGAAAAGTTCGATCCTACGATTTTAAAAGAGCGCTGCGATTCTCAAAAGACCAGATTAGAAGTCTTTCCAGAATACATGAAAATTTCTCCAGGCTGCTTACTACTTATTTTTCAGCACATCTGCGCACATATGTAAATATCGAGGTCGCTTCAGTAGACCAGCTGCCTTATGAAGAATTTATCAGATCTATTCCAACAATGACCATACTGAATATATTCAGTGTATCTCCATTAGAAGGAAGAATTCTGCTGGAAACCAACCCTAATGTAGCTTATGCCATGATGGACCGAGTCCTGGGAGGCAGAGGTAGCAGTGTTAGCAAAGTGGACAACTTAACAGAAATTGAAACGACAATTATGTCTCACTTATTTGAGAAAGCCCTCGATAACTATCAGGAAGCCTGGGGTTCTATAGTGGAGATCGATCCGATACTGGAAGAATTTGAAGTGAATCCTCAATTCCTGCAAATGGTATCGCCTAATGAGACGGTGGTAGTTGTTTCCTTAAACACAACCATTGGAGAATCGAGCGGTATGATTAATATATGCATCCCTCACGTAGTGTTAGAACCAATCATTCCGAAGCTCTCCGTACATTATTGGATGCAAAAGCAACAGCCGAAAGACAGAGATCCTGGAGAATATGAAGCTTTAGCGAAAACTATTAAAGGGGCAGAAGTAGATATGAAAGCTCTGCTCGGAGAATCCAACATATCGATTCAGCAGTTCTTAGGGTTGAAGGAAAATGATGTGATTCGACTAAGTCAGCAAATTGACAGACCTATGACATTAAAAGTAGATAACACACAAAAGTTTCATGTACAGCCGGGTACAATTAAAAATCATCTCGCTGTGCAAGTTTTAGAAGACTATCGAGGGGAGGCGGAAAGAAATGAGTGA
- the fliY gene encoding flagellar motor switch phosphatase FliY, which produces MSDDMLSQDEIDALLNGSTGEDLNRSSYNQGLAEELSILEEDALGEIGNISFGSSATALSSLLNQKVQITTPKITVVNRNRLPDEFPKPYVAVGVTYTDGFSGENVLVINTKDAAIIADLMLGGDGSSPDDQLNEISLSAVQEAMNQMMGSAATSMSTIFNKKVDISPPSIDVLNLEEDRGTDQIPDDETLVKVSFQLKVGTLIDSNIMQLLPVGFARELVDQLMNPEDQEPPQKPLKKPSGSREDDQPTKAAVTTGESYKGSSTSTSHEEVEPQYVGGPVGQGVNEANIQTAQFQNFESVKLNNNEQRNLDMLMDIPLKVTVELGRTKRTIKEILEISAGSVIELDKLAGEPVDILVNEKLMAKGEVVVIDENFGVRVTDILSPKDRLSKLR; this is translated from the coding sequence ATGAGTGACGATATGTTATCACAGGATGAAATAGATGCTCTTCTGAATGGCAGTACAGGCGAAGATCTTAATCGCTCATCTTATAATCAAGGTTTGGCAGAAGAATTATCAATACTTGAAGAAGATGCACTAGGTGAAATCGGAAATATATCTTTTGGAAGTTCTGCTACAGCTTTGTCTTCCTTATTAAATCAGAAAGTGCAAATTACAACACCGAAAATCACAGTTGTAAACCGTAATCGGCTGCCTGATGAATTTCCGAAACCATACGTCGCAGTCGGTGTTACTTACACGGATGGATTCTCAGGGGAAAATGTTCTAGTTATTAATACTAAAGATGCAGCTATTATTGCAGATCTAATGCTGGGAGGAGATGGCAGCTCACCTGATGATCAATTAAATGAAATTTCTTTAAGTGCTGTCCAGGAAGCTATGAACCAAATGATGGGGTCAGCAGCGACCAGCATGTCAACTATATTTAATAAAAAAGTGGATATCTCTCCCCCCTCCATTGATGTGTTAAACCTCGAGGAAGACCGGGGTACGGATCAGATTCCAGACGATGAAACTCTTGTGAAAGTTTCTTTCCAGCTTAAAGTGGGGACATTGATCGATTCTAATATTATGCAGCTTCTTCCTGTTGGTTTTGCTAGAGAGTTAGTGGACCAGTTAATGAATCCTGAGGACCAAGAACCCCCTCAAAAACCACTAAAAAAACCTTCGGGTTCAAGAGAAGACGATCAGCCCACCAAAGCTGCTGTTACTACGGGGGAGTCTTACAAGGGTTCGAGTACATCAACATCTCACGAGGAAGTTGAACCTCAGTACGTAGGAGGGCCGGTGGGGCAAGGCGTTAATGAGGCGAATATTCAGACCGCTCAATTCCAAAACTTTGAATCTGTAAAGCTTAATAACAATGAGCAAAGAAACTTAGATATGCTGATGGACATTCCATTAAAAGTCACCGTAGAACTTGGTCGCACGAAGCGTACAATAAAGGAAATTTTAGAAATATCAGCAGGTTCTGTGATAGAACTGGATAAGTTAGCAGGCGAACCAGTTGATATTCTTGTAAATGAAAAATTGATGGCTAAGGGAGAAGTTGTCGTGATCGACGAGAACTTCGGTGTACGGGTTACCGACATATTAAGCCCTAAAGATCGGCTGAGTAAATTACGTTAA
- a CDS encoding response regulator produces the protein MGERIMIVDDAAFMRMMVKDILTKNGYEIAAEAEDGKKAVELYKEKNPDLVTMDITMPEMDGITALKEIKQHNPNAKVIMCSAMGQQAMVVDAIQAGAKDFIVKPFQADRVIEAIQKALS, from the coding sequence ATGGGAGAAAGAATAATGATTGTAGATGATGCAGCTTTTATGAGAATGATGGTAAAGGACATTCTTACGAAAAATGGGTATGAAATTGCAGCTGAAGCAGAGGATGGGAAAAAAGCGGTGGAATTATATAAAGAAAAAAACCCTGATCTCGTAACGATGGACATTACCATGCCCGAAATGGATGGAATTACAGCACTAAAGGAAATAAAGCAGCATAACCCAAATGCTAAAGTAATTATGTGCTCTGCAATGGGACAACAGGCAATGGTTGTCGATGCTATTCAAGCAGGGGCGAAAGACTTTATCGTTAAACCTTTTCAAGCTGATCGTGTTATTGAAGCCATTCAAAAAGCCTTAAGTTAA
- a CDS encoding flagellar biosynthetic protein FliO — MYRKTRWTAFIIALFTIFLGGAGVVHAAPSATECLENPQLEGCPSSNSAEDSEAPSGGNPSQVEAAEGSLLWNIVKLVFVLLLVLVLIYGLLKFFNSRNKVFNQNRTMENLGGMNLAPNRSIQAVRIGEQVFILGVGDSVEIITEISDPSTKSALIQKNKHQGMEQAFPLDKWLGKWKKDKGKEESTSTVQFQQLFEKQLKDMKEKRKNASRQDQEGRDHE; from the coding sequence ATGTATCGAAAAACTAGATGGACAGCTTTCATTATCGCTTTATTTACTATTTTTCTCGGAGGTGCAGGGGTCGTTCATGCTGCACCCTCTGCCACTGAGTGTTTAGAAAATCCTCAGCTTGAAGGATGCCCATCTTCAAACTCAGCAGAGGATTCTGAGGCTCCCTCCGGAGGCAATCCCTCTCAGGTGGAAGCAGCTGAAGGGTCCTTACTGTGGAATATTGTAAAACTGGTTTTTGTTCTTTTGCTAGTATTAGTTCTCATATATGGACTATTAAAGTTTTTTAATTCTAGGAATAAAGTATTCAATCAGAATCGAACAATGGAAAACCTGGGAGGGATGAACCTTGCACCTAACCGTTCGATTCAGGCTGTGCGGATTGGCGAACAAGTGTTTATCCTTGGCGTTGGGGATTCTGTAGAAATCATTACCGAGATCTCGGATCCTTCGACCAAAAGCGCTTTGATCCAAAAGAATAAACATCAAGGAATGGAACAAGCTTTCCCTTTGGATAAGTGGCTAGGAAAATGGAAAAAGGATAAGGGAAAGGAAGAAAGTACTTCAACGGTACAGTTTCAGCAATTATTTGAGAAACAGCTTAAAGACATGAAAGAAAAAAGAAAGAATGCGTCAAGACAGGATCAGGAGGGCAGAGATCATGAATGA
- the fliP gene encoding flagellar type III secretion system pore protein FliP (The bacterial flagellar biogenesis protein FliP forms a type III secretion system (T3SS)-type pore required for flagellar assembly.) has protein sequence MNEFIDIFSGSDPEDISTSVKLLLLLTVLSLAPGILILMTSFTRILIVLSFVRTSLATQQMPPNQVLVGIALFLTFFIMAPTFQEVNNQALTPLFNEEITLDEAYEEASIPMKDFMGKHTRQKDLALFMNYSGMERPETIQDVPLTTLVPAFAISELKTAFQMGFMIFVPFLVIDMAVASVLMSMGMMMLPPVMISLPFKILLFVLVDGWFLITKSLLEGF, from the coding sequence ATGAATGAATTTATCGATATCTTCTCCGGTTCAGATCCTGAAGATATTTCTACTTCCGTTAAATTACTGCTATTGTTAACGGTCTTGTCCCTTGCTCCTGGAATATTGATTTTAATGACGAGTTTTACAAGGATTCTGATCGTACTTTCGTTTGTCAGGACTTCGCTTGCGACTCAGCAAATGCCTCCCAATCAAGTTTTGGTTGGTATTGCTCTTTTTTTAACATTTTTCATAATGGCCCCCACTTTCCAGGAAGTAAATAACCAGGCCTTAACGCCGTTGTTCAATGAGGAAATTACATTGGATGAAGCTTATGAAGAAGCAAGTATTCCTATGAAGGATTTTATGGGGAAACATACGAGGCAGAAGGACTTAGCTTTATTCATGAATTATTCAGGAATGGAACGGCCGGAGACCATTCAGGATGTTCCGCTCACTACGCTTGTACCAGCTTTTGCTATCAGTGAACTTAAAACAGCTTTTCAAATGGGGTTCATGATATTTGTCCCTTTTCTCGTTATTGATATGGCTGTAGCGAGCGTGCTTATGTCCATGGGTATGATGATGCTGCCTCCCGTCATGATATCACTTCCTTTTAAGATATTATTATTTGTACTGGTTGATGGGTGGTTCTTAATTACAAAATCGCTATTAGAAGGATTTTAG
- the fliQ gene encoding flagellar biosynthesis protein FliQ: MNDQMVISFAKEGIYTVLMITGPLLILALAVGLLVSIFQATTQIQEQTLAFIPKIVAVMVGLIFFGPWMLTNMVEFAAGIFSNLNMLVG; encoded by the coding sequence ATGAACGATCAAATGGTCATTTCATTTGCTAAGGAAGGCATTTATACCGTTTTAATGATTACCGGTCCCTTGTTGATTCTAGCTTTGGCGGTCGGCCTCCTGGTTAGTATTTTTCAGGCAACGACGCAAATCCAAGAACAGACGCTTGCTTTTATTCCGAAGATTGTGGCGGTAATGGTGGGTTTAATATTTTTTGGTCCCTGGATGCTGACCAACATGGTAGAGTTTGCTGCCGGTATATTCAGTAACTTAAATATGTTAGTAGGGTAG
- the fliR gene encoding flagellar biosynthetic protein FliR, translated as MLDSINLAGIPAFLLIFIRVTSFFVTLPLFSYRNVPNQHKVGFSFFIALLMYFSLSIPELAVDEEYFLLLFKEAAVGITVGLLAYIVLAAIQIAGGFIDFQMGFAIANVIDPQTGAQSPLIGQYFNIITLLFILAVDGHHLMIEGVFYSYTLIPIDQLLPLQDESWIQYVIETFNQMFVIAFLMAAPIVGCLFLVDIALGIVARTVPQLNVFVVGLPLKIFIALSVLVIAMTFYMMLIEQLFETMLTTMRGLMQIFGG; from the coding sequence ATGCTGGACTCGATAAATTTAGCGGGCATTCCCGCGTTTTTATTAATATTCATTCGAGTAACCTCCTTTTTTGTCACACTTCCGCTCTTCTCCTATCGAAATGTTCCAAATCAGCATAAAGTTGGTTTTAGCTTTTTTATTGCATTACTAATGTATTTCTCGCTTTCTATACCTGAGCTTGCTGTGGATGAGGAATATTTTTTGCTTTTATTCAAAGAAGCAGCTGTCGGAATTACGGTTGGTCTACTAGCCTATATTGTACTGGCAGCGATTCAAATCGCAGGTGGTTTTATTGATTTTCAGATGGGATTTGCGATTGCTAATGTTATAGATCCTCAAACAGGAGCTCAAAGTCCTTTAATCGGTCAGTACTTCAATATTATTACTCTGTTGTTTATTTTGGCCGTTGATGGGCATCACCTAATGATTGAAGGTGTGTTTTACAGCTACACCCTGATTCCAATTGATCAATTGCTGCCGCTTCAAGATGAATCGTGGATCCAATATGTTATAGAGACTTTCAACCAGATGTTTGTTATAGCTTTTTTAATGGCCGCGCCTATTGTTGGCTGCTTGTTTCTTGTAGATATTGCCCTTGGAATAGTAGCACGGACGGTGCCACAGCTAAACGTGTTTGTAGTTGGTTTACCGCTGAAAATATTCATAGCTCTCTCTGTCCTGGTCATAGCCATGACTTTTTATATGATGCTGATTGAACAATTATTTGAAACTATGCTCACCACCATGCGTGGTTTAATGCAAATATTCGGAGGCTAG